The following are from one region of the Natronosporangium hydrolyticum genome:
- a CDS encoding amylo-alpha-1,6-glucosidase: MFQVRFGPQVCGDLDAGGQREWLLADGCGGYAMGTVSGLRTRRYHGLLVVAGDPPAQRRVALAALDPVLTLPGGGQVRLGCHEWASGAIAPAGHTLLSEFDLTDGLPRWRWRVGDVVYQRELANIPGRPYLAVVDRLLAGGPVAVAVQALGTWRDAHGERSADGPPPVMTATADGVVVEESYRLAGPGWRPTGVWWRDVHHREEAARGLAATEDLWFAGEFQAELTPGADLEIVAWAGDLAADLPPAADAVAAARRRHQQLAVGQDTLTAALRPAADTFVVTTPSGPDVIAGYPWFGAWSRDTMISYEGLFLATGRTDLGRELLTTYAATLSEGMLANTADTGSLTYNTADATLWFLHAVARHVAVTGDTDLAASLLPQLRAVVEAHQTGTRYGIRVDPADGLLTQGADGEALTWMDARIDGVPVTPRVGKAVELNALWVNAIGSLAALASAAGAGEEADSWHRLRQQTVAAFQRSFPTPTGDLADVAGEPARCRPNQLLAYSLPYAPLTPEPAQLQRVAARLLTPIGLRSLAPDEPGYLGRHRGGPAERDRAYHQGTVWPWLLGPYADAAARAGLSTEDLLAGFVAHLGEYGLGSVSETADGDPPHAGTGCPFQAWSVAEVLRLAHGRERPGGPRGS; encoded by the coding sequence ATGTTCCAGGTACGGTTCGGCCCTCAGGTCTGCGGTGACCTCGACGCGGGCGGGCAGCGCGAATGGCTGCTCGCCGACGGCTGCGGCGGGTACGCCATGGGGACCGTCAGCGGCCTGCGTACCCGCCGTTACCACGGTTTGCTGGTGGTCGCTGGCGATCCACCGGCGCAGCGTCGGGTGGCGCTGGCCGCGTTGGACCCGGTGCTCACGCTGCCCGGCGGCGGGCAGGTACGGCTCGGGTGCCACGAGTGGGCCTCGGGCGCGATCGCCCCGGCCGGCCACACGCTGCTGTCGGAGTTCGACCTGACCGACGGGTTGCCGCGTTGGCGGTGGCGGGTCGGTGACGTGGTCTACCAACGTGAGTTGGCCAATATTCCTGGACGGCCGTACCTGGCGGTGGTTGACCGGCTGCTGGCCGGCGGTCCGGTGGCGGTGGCGGTGCAGGCGTTGGGCACCTGGCGGGACGCCCACGGCGAGCGGAGCGCGGACGGGCCACCGCCGGTGATGACCGCGACCGCCGACGGGGTGGTGGTCGAGGAGAGCTACCGGCTGGCCGGGCCGGGCTGGCGCCCGACCGGGGTGTGGTGGCGTGATGTCCACCACCGGGAGGAGGCGGCCCGCGGCCTGGCCGCCACCGAGGATCTGTGGTTCGCCGGGGAGTTCCAGGCCGAGCTCACTCCCGGCGCCGACCTGGAGATCGTCGCGTGGGCCGGTGACCTCGCCGCCGACCTCCCGCCGGCGGCTGACGCGGTGGCGGCGGCGCGGCGGCGACATCAGCAGCTGGCGGTCGGCCAGGACACGCTGACGGCGGCGCTGCGGCCGGCGGCGGACACCTTCGTCGTGACCACCCCGTCGGGGCCGGATGTGATCGCCGGCTACCCGTGGTTCGGCGCCTGGTCCAGGGACACCATGATCTCGTACGAGGGGCTGTTCCTCGCCACCGGCCGGACCGATCTCGGCCGGGAGTTGCTGACGACCTACGCGGCGACGCTCTCGGAGGGGATGCTCGCCAACACCGCCGACACCGGCTCGTTGACCTACAACACCGCCGACGCCACCCTGTGGTTCCTGCATGCGGTGGCCCGGCATGTCGCGGTCACCGGCGACACCGACCTGGCGGCGTCGCTGCTGCCGCAGCTGCGGGCGGTGGTCGAGGCCCACCAGACCGGCACCAGGTACGGCATCCGGGTCGACCCGGCCGACGGGCTGCTCACACAGGGCGCCGATGGCGAGGCGCTGACCTGGATGGACGCGCGCATCGATGGGGTGCCGGTCACCCCGCGGGTGGGTAAGGCGGTCGAACTCAACGCGTTGTGGGTCAACGCGATCGGTTCATTGGCGGCGCTGGCCAGCGCGGCGGGCGCGGGCGAGGAGGCGGATTCCTGGCACCGGCTGCGGCAGCAGACCGTGGCGGCGTTCCAGCGCAGCTTCCCGACCCCCACCGGCGATCTCGCGGATGTCGCTGGGGAGCCTGCCCGTTGCCGCCCGAACCAACTGTTGGCCTACTCGTTGCCGTACGCGCCACTGACCCCGGAGCCGGCGCAGCTGCAGCGGGTGGCGGCGAGGCTGTTGACCCCGATCGGGCTGCGCAGCCTGGCTCCGGACGAGCCGGGTTATCTCGGCCGCCACCGGGGCGGGCCGGCGGAGCGGGACCGGGCCTATCACCAGGGCACGGTGTGGCCGTGGCTGCTCGGCCCGTACGCGGACGCAGCCGCCCGGGCAGGTCTATCTACCGAGGACCTGCTGGCTGGGTTCGTCGCCCACCTGGGCGAGTACGGGCTGGGTTCGGTGAGCGAGACCGCCGACGGTGACCCGCCGCACGCCGGCACCGGCTGCCCGTTCCAGGCCTGGTCGGTGGCGGAGGTGCTGCGCCTGGCCCACGGCCGGGAGCGACCCGGCGGCCCGCGCGGGTCGTGA
- a CDS encoding HNH endonuclease signature motif containing protein: MIESTAAADQPEQPDLPARSRLPEELEELPAGLELAQLVAGFDRRALSEPDRVRLLRARQRLVCHLQAELMADLCAVTWEDEPEPDGSGRYAWAEAEIACALRWSTMAAGRRLAQAREIIEEFPAVGAALSRGWIDLPRALVITELVEPLPDRQLAASVVDSILERAGEWTTGQLRARLRRTLIAADPEWAGRRAAAAIRGRRVELHNNEDGSGELWGRSLPPRDVAMVWERLSAIAQAAKSAGDGRTFDQLRADAMVDLLAGEGVAVGGAVGRHTGGLSVPDGDPGSLTSRRTSPDPEASAAAGRPSPASEPAVPADTVVPGDTVVPGDTAVSGSGSGGAGGSGAAALPGPRRGVVELQVPLTTLLSLSESPGELRGFGPVVADIARQVAAEQLRGSWRYSVLNELGEVVCHGPVRARPTAAGSAAVTPAATARRPSAGVAAFVRARNPTCVAPGCRRPARGCDLDHTVDWAEGGASTADNLGPLCRRHHRFKHEGGAEIIQPTPGVFGWTTPRGMQYVTTPEPVLDPAPETAPPPAAIPPPRAAIPPPIRDADPP, from the coding sequence GTGATCGAATCGACGGCGGCCGCCGACCAGCCCGAGCAGCCAGATCTGCCGGCGCGGTCTCGGCTGCCGGAAGAGCTGGAAGAGCTCCCGGCCGGGTTGGAGCTGGCGCAGCTCGTCGCCGGCTTCGATCGCCGGGCACTATCCGAACCGGATCGAGTGCGGCTGCTGCGGGCACGGCAACGGCTGGTGTGCCACCTACAGGCTGAGCTGATGGCCGACCTCTGTGCGGTGACCTGGGAAGACGAGCCAGAGCCGGACGGCTCAGGTCGGTATGCGTGGGCCGAGGCCGAGATCGCCTGCGCGTTGCGGTGGAGCACGATGGCGGCCGGTCGGAGACTGGCGCAGGCGCGCGAGATCATCGAAGAGTTCCCGGCGGTGGGAGCGGCGCTGTCTCGCGGATGGATCGACCTACCCCGGGCGTTGGTCATCACCGAATTGGTGGAGCCGTTGCCCGACCGGCAACTCGCCGCCTCGGTGGTGGACTCGATCCTGGAGCGGGCGGGGGAGTGGACCACCGGCCAGCTGCGGGCCCGGCTGCGGCGGACCCTCATCGCGGCAGATCCAGAGTGGGCCGGGCGGCGAGCAGCGGCGGCGATCAGGGGCCGGCGGGTCGAGCTACACAACAATGAGGACGGCAGTGGCGAGCTGTGGGGACGCAGCCTCCCTCCCCGGGACGTCGCGATGGTCTGGGAACGGCTGAGCGCGATCGCGCAGGCGGCGAAGTCGGCCGGTGATGGCCGGACTTTCGACCAGTTACGAGCCGATGCCATGGTGGATCTGCTCGCTGGCGAGGGAGTGGCGGTCGGCGGCGCGGTGGGTCGGCACACCGGCGGACTCTCGGTGCCGGACGGCGATCCTGGGTCGCTGACCTCAAGGCGGACGTCGCCCGATCCGGAGGCGTCGGCGGCTGCCGGGCGCCCGAGTCCAGCCTCCGAGCCTGCTGTGCCCGCAGATACTGTTGTGCCCGGAGACACTGTTGTGCCCGGAGACACTGCTGTGTCCGGCTCGGGCAGCGGCGGTGCCGGGGGTTCTGGCGCGGCAGCCCTGCCCGGTCCGCGACGCGGGGTGGTGGAGCTGCAGGTGCCGCTGACGACGCTGCTGAGCCTGTCGGAGTCACCGGGAGAACTCCGGGGGTTCGGGCCGGTGGTGGCGGACATCGCCAGGCAGGTCGCCGCCGAGCAGTTGCGCGGGTCGTGGCGGTATTCAGTCCTGAACGAGCTGGGCGAAGTGGTGTGTCACGGCCCGGTGCGCGCCCGCCCTACTGCTGCCGGCTCCGCTGCGGTTACCCCGGCCGCCACCGCTCGGCGTCCGAGCGCAGGGGTGGCGGCGTTCGTGCGGGCCAGGAACCCTACCTGCGTGGCACCGGGCTGCCGCCGGCCCGCGCGCGGCTGCGACCTGGACCATACCGTCGATTGGGCTGAGGGTGGAGCGAGCACCGCGGACAACCTCGGCCCGCTGTGCCGGCGGCATCACCGGTTCAAACATGAGGGCGGAGCAGAGATCATCCAGCCGACGCCGGGTGTGTTCGGGTGGACCACACCCCGCGGTATGCAGTATGTGACCACGCCCGAACCGGTGCTGGATCCTGCACCGGAAACGGCGCCGCCGCCGGCAGCGATCCCGCCGCCGCGGGCAGCGATCCCGCCGCCTATTCGAGACGCAGACCCTCCATAG
- a CDS encoding GyrI-like domain-containing protein, with the protein MLLVGLANSPSLPGPEVVDALHERRTRLAAQLAAVQSTRAAQEPVAEFVAVIFDYSGTQLRAEQEWLDSTIRKLDQPMPKSDIKRDRRDLYAPRSDGFQLVTVPELPFLMVDGAGDPNTSASYQEAVTTLYAVSYAVKFASKQQLDRDYVVAPLEGLWSADDPAVFVTREKETWQWTMMITQPEWITAAMVDDAVQRAATKRDLPALARLRFEGYVDGLSAQVLHIGSYDDEGPVLERLHQEFMPANGLTFNGPHHEVYLRDPRRTEPAKLRTILRQPVARR; encoded by the coding sequence GTGCTGCTGGTCGGCCTGGCCAACAGCCCGAGCCTGCCAGGGCCGGAGGTCGTCGATGCCCTGCACGAACGCCGCACCAGGCTGGCGGCACAGCTCGCCGCGGTCCAGTCGACCCGGGCCGCCCAGGAGCCGGTGGCAGAGTTCGTCGCCGTCATCTTCGATTACAGCGGTACCCAACTACGCGCCGAGCAGGAGTGGCTCGACTCGACGATAAGGAAGCTGGATCAGCCCATGCCCAAGTCGGACATCAAGCGCGACCGCCGCGACCTCTACGCTCCCCGCTCCGACGGTTTTCAGCTTGTTACGGTGCCCGAGCTGCCGTTTCTGATGGTCGACGGCGCTGGCGACCCCAACACCTCAGCGTCCTATCAAGAGGCTGTGACGACGCTGTACGCCGTGTCGTACGCAGTGAAGTTCGCGAGCAAGCAGCAGCTCGACCGGGACTACGTCGTCGCACCGCTGGAGGGTCTGTGGTCAGCCGACGACCCGGCCGTCTTCGTGACCCGGGAGAAGGAGACGTGGCAGTGGACCATGATGATCACCCAGCCGGAGTGGATCACCGCGGCGATGGTCGACGACGCGGTCCAACGGGCCGCGACCAAGCGGGACCTGCCGGCGCTGGCGCGGCTCCGGTTCGAAGGCTACGTCGATGGGCTGTCCGCGCAGGTGCTGCACATCGGCTCGTACGATGATGAGGGGCCGGTGCTGGAACGCCTCCACCAGGAGTTCATGCCGGCCAACGGCCTCACCTTCAACGGACCGCACCACGAGGTTTACCTACGCGATCCGCGGCGGACCGAGCCGGCGAAGCTGCGGACCATCTTGCGGCAGCCGGTTGCCCGCCGTTAG